TCACCGCGATGGCCTATCCGGTGGCATTCGCGCTGCTGTTCGTGCTGGCACGCTGGGACGGCACCTGGATCACGCCTGCCCGCATCCTCCTGCGTCCGCTCACCTGCTGCGTGGCGGTGATCTGGCTGATGGGCTCGACACCGTACCCCGATGTGTTCGCGCCGCTCTCGCGCGTGCTGCCGCGCGCCGTCGGCGACGGCTTGTTCCTCACTTATCGCGCGCTGTTCGACTTGATCGATCGCTCGGGGCGGCTGTGGCGCGCGATCCGCCTGCGCGGCGGCGCCGAGGGCTCGGCCCGGCGCCGCCTGTCGCTGGCCGGCGAGGGACTCGGGACGCTGGTGCTCTACGGCTTCGAGCGGAGCCAGCGCTTCTACGCCACCATGCAGCTGCGCGGTCACTCCGGTCGGATCTGCGGCTGCCGCCACTACGCCGACGTGACCCCCGCCGACCTGCTGACGCTGGCGGCGGCGGTCGGCGTCATACTCGCCGCCGTGACGCTGTGGGGCCGCCCGTGAGCGAGAACGCGGTCCGCGTCTCCTGCGTCCGGCACACCTATCCCGATCGCACCACGGTGCATTTGTGCGGCCTCGACTTCGTAGTCGAGCGCGGCCAGCGCGTGGTGATCCTCGGCCCCAATGGCTGCGGCAAGACCACGCTGCTGTTCCACATTCTCGGGCTGCTCGAGCCCCAGGAGGGCGAAGTCCAGGTGCTGGGCGTGAATCCGGCCCGCGAGTTCCAGAAGATTCGCGAGCGCGTCGGCGTGCTCATGCAGAATGTCGAAGAGCAGATCATCGCGCCGACGGTGTGGGACGACGTGTCCTACTCGCCGAGGAGCTAC
This genomic window from Candidatus Sulfotelmatobacter sp. contains:
- a CDS encoding CbiQ family ECF transporter T component translates to MNALSSMDLIATAGRTPWHRASALSKIALALLILLLAVFTPSLSLLGVLFGVAVLLALSARVPVRLLLTAMAYPVAFALLFVLARWDGTWITPARILLRPLTCCVAVIWLMGSTPYPDVFAPLSRVLPRAVGDGLFLTYRALFDLIDRSGRLWRAIRLRGGAEGSARRRLSLAGEGLGTLVLYGFERSQRFYATMQLRGHSGRICGCRHYADVTPADLLTLAAAVGVILAAVTLWGRP